The Micrococcales bacterium genome includes a region encoding these proteins:
- a CDS encoding hemerythrin domain-containing protein, translating to MMGIVHAALKSDLSRARDVLADDPPPRGRQRVALGEHVSWMLEFLHGHHSGEDQGVWPLVRDRSPGASELPDSMEADHARIAPAADAAAKAAAEYTATATDAPRVALVGALDDLLAVLVPHLDREVAEAMPVVSASMSDREWKDIEQRYFLKSKSTKELAMEGHWMLEDIDPEGYDVVVHTVPPVLRFVLIYGFGPSYRRRAKVRWSPDVALDESAARRVERWALVAGVTGCTANGLLLALYTVGLPGDESYEWTGPANDAVGAVAALSMIPMTAGVCDLLGSPGRLPLLTRSVAVGGTASAASSALLLTGAISFPVQAVIGTGFGAVLLLWTEAVGRSAATRGVLPRRLARAARIIGGTGLGGMALAAAGAALPRGSRPRSAVAATGVAMGVAGFLALPAWQIMLSRAMSRRATYVSGPRRP from the coding sequence ATGATGGGCATCGTCCATGCCGCACTGAAGAGCGACCTGTCAAGAGCCCGCGACGTGCTCGCTGACGATCCGCCACCGCGAGGCCGCCAGAGGGTGGCGCTGGGCGAACACGTGTCGTGGATGCTGGAGTTCCTGCACGGACACCACAGCGGTGAGGACCAGGGAGTCTGGCCACTGGTCCGCGACCGCAGCCCGGGGGCGTCCGAACTCCCGGACTCGATGGAGGCCGACCACGCGCGGATAGCCCCTGCCGCCGACGCCGCGGCCAAGGCCGCTGCTGAGTACACCGCGACCGCGACCGACGCCCCCAGGGTCGCCCTGGTCGGGGCGCTGGATGATCTGCTCGCCGTGCTGGTGCCGCATCTGGACCGGGAGGTGGCCGAGGCCATGCCCGTCGTGTCCGCCAGCATGAGCGACCGGGAGTGGAAGGACATCGAGCAGCGGTACTTCCTCAAGTCGAAGTCGACCAAGGAACTGGCGATGGAAGGGCACTGGATGCTTGAGGACATCGACCCCGAGGGGTACGACGTCGTGGTGCACACAGTCCCGCCGGTGCTCAGGTTCGTGCTCATCTACGGCTTCGGGCCCTCCTATCGGCGCCGGGCGAAGGTCCGCTGGTCCCCGGACGTGGCGCTGGACGAGTCGGCCGCACGTCGGGTCGAGCGATGGGCGCTGGTCGCCGGCGTCACGGGCTGCACCGCGAACGGGCTGCTGCTGGCCTTGTACACCGTAGGACTGCCGGGGGACGAGTCCTACGAATGGACCGGACCGGCCAACGATGCGGTCGGGGCGGTCGCCGCGCTGAGCATGATCCCCATGACGGCCGGCGTGTGCGACCTGCTCGGCTCACCGGGTCGGCTGCCGCTGCTGACCCGGTCCGTGGCGGTCGGCGGGACCGCGTCGGCCGCAAGCTCGGCGCTGCTACTCACCGGGGCGATCAGCTTCCCTGTCCAAGCAGTCATCGGCACCGGCTTCGGCGCGGTGCTGTTGCTGTGGACCGAGGCCGTCGGCCGATCGGCTGCAACCCGCGGGGTGCTGCCGCGGCGGTTGGCCCGGGCCGCGCGGATCATCGGGGGCACCGGGCTGGGTGGCATGGCGCTGGCCGCCGCGGGTGCTGCGCTGCCCCGCGGTTCACGACCGCGTAGCGCTGTGGCCGCAACAGGGGTGGCCATGGGAGTTGCCGGATTCCTGGCACTGCCCGCGTGGCAGATCATGCTCTCGCGGGCGATGTCACGGCGCGCCACCTATGTTTCCGGACCCCGACGCCCCTAA
- a CDS encoding PIN domain-containing protein, with amino-acid sequence MIVDANLLLYAVDNTSAHHRVASGWLEEAMTGPLRIGLPWQTIGAFLRIVTHPRVTANPLDSATAWSFVSDWLAQPQVWIPPAGERTSEILGGLLAGGVTGNLIPDAQLAAMAIEHGVAVASNDSDFARFPQCRWFNPLA; translated from the coding sequence ATGATCGTTGACGCCAACCTGCTCCTGTACGCAGTGGACAACACGAGCGCACACCACCGCGTCGCGTCGGGCTGGCTCGAGGAGGCCATGACCGGTCCACTGCGGATCGGATTGCCGTGGCAGACAATCGGAGCATTCCTGCGGATCGTCACCCACCCGCGGGTGACCGCCAACCCGCTGGACTCGGCGACGGCGTGGTCGTTCGTCAGCGACTGGCTCGCCCAACCGCAGGTATGGATCCCACCGGCAGGCGAGCGCACCTCCGAGATCCTCGGTGGCCTCCTTGCCGGAGGTGTGACGGGCAATCTCATTCCCGACGCGCAACTGGCCGCGATGGCCATCGAGCACGGCGTCGCGGTGGCCAGCAACGACAGCGACTTCGCGCGCTTCCCCCAGTGCCGGTGGTTCAACCCCTTGGCATGA
- a CDS encoding ribbon-helix-helix protein, CopG family, giving the protein MRTTVTLSDDVAAEVERLRHERGIGLSAAVNELARAGMARRPVARPFRQRSMPLGLRIDVSNVAEVLEILDSDDR; this is encoded by the coding sequence ATGCGCACCACCGTGACCCTGAGCGACGACGTGGCAGCAGAAGTGGAGCGTCTGCGCCATGAGCGCGGCATCGGCTTGAGCGCCGCCGTCAACGAACTGGCCCGCGCAGGCATGGCGCGTCGGCCTGTCGCCCGACCGTTCCGCCAGCGATCGATGCCCCTTGGCCTGCGCATCGACGTGAGCAACGTTGCGGAAGTGCTGGAGATCCTGGACAGCGATGATCGTTGA